Proteins from one Actinomycetota bacterium genomic window:
- a CDS encoding META domain-containing protein: MTGLLASACGSDSSNSGDTSSGPIATPFSASPDASTTETVGSRTPSSSSLAGSAWKLTSFASSSGSAKKATSSPSAGTLVFAAGGKLSGSTGCNSFNGTYKEAGSSLTITVGPMTMMSCSGAAATQESAVLANLALVDSFTANSRLQLKSGSPTVLTYKADATGLAGTSWIASGINNGKGGVVSDANTSKVTAKFNNEGGLSGNGGCNTYTASFTTSGKKRLKIGPAISTMMACEPNSVMTTEQRYFAALAKVATYHRDGNRLTLRDASGATQVTFVPAS; this comes from the coding sequence ATGACCGGCCTTTTGGCGTCGGCCTGCGGTTCTGATTCGTCAAACTCAGGCGACACGTCGTCAGGACCGATCGCAACGCCGTTCTCAGCGAGTCCGGATGCCTCGACAACCGAAACAGTTGGCTCAAGAACTCCGAGCAGTTCATCGCTTGCAGGCAGTGCCTGGAAGCTCACCTCCTTCGCTTCTTCCAGCGGTTCAGCAAAGAAAGCCACCTCCTCTCCATCTGCCGGGACTCTTGTCTTTGCGGCGGGCGGCAAGCTTTCGGGTTCGACCGGTTGCAACAGCTTCAACGGCACCTACAAAGAAGCAGGCTCATCGCTCACCATCACGGTGGGTCCGATGACGATGATGTCGTGTAGCGGTGCGGCTGCTACTCAAGAATCGGCTGTGCTGGCAAATCTTGCATTGGTGGACTCCTTCACGGCTAATTCGCGGCTGCAACTCAAGAGTGGAAGTCCCACTGTTCTCACATACAAGGCAGATGCAACTGGCCTTGCAGGAACCTCGTGGATCGCGTCGGGAATCAACAACGGGAAAGGTGGCGTTGTCAGCGACGCCAACACGTCCAAGGTCACGGCCAAGTTCAACAATGAAGGTGGGCTTTCGGGTAACGGCGGTTGCAATACCTACACCGCCAGTTTCACCACCTCCGGCAAAAAGCGTCTGAAAATCGGACCTGCGATTTCGACAATGATGGCGTGCGAGCCAAATTCAGTCATGACGACCGAACAGCGGTACTTTGCAGCGCTTGCAAAGGTTGCGACGTATCACCGAGACGGCAATCGACTCACGTTGAGGGATGCCTCCGGCGCCACTCAAGTCACCTTCGTTCCTGCTTCCTAA
- a CDS encoding SHOCT domain-containing protein: MIRRGPSLLRVAATTAVVAGTATAVSGGMRNRQAQKVEAQQAQAAPAPAAPAAPSAGQMTDEVISQLKQLADLKNQGVLTEEEFTAQKVKLLGS, encoded by the coding sequence ATGATTCGTCGCGGACCAAGCCTTCTTCGTGTTGCTGCCACGACGGCTGTTGTAGCCGGCACTGCCACGGCAGTCTCAGGTGGAATGCGCAACCGGCAAGCCCAAAAGGTTGAGGCTCAGCAGGCCCAGGCTGCGCCGGCTCCAGCAGCACCGGCTGCCCCGAGCGCCGGACAGATGACTGACGAGGTCATCAGCCAGCTCAAGCAGCTCGCGGATCTGAAGAATCAGGGCGTTCTCACCGAAGAAGAGTTCACCGCGCAGAAGGTCAAGCTCCTCGGTTCGTAA
- a CDS encoding alpha/beta hydrolase: MSADPRELCFSNARGEQLAATFQAAGEATPGVLLCQGLSGVRNLVMPEVAQALAEAGISSLRFDYTGFGESQGDPGWIDPSSRASDARLALAELQAQPEVDSNRIGLYGHSYGGPIALQLASTNPRIKALAALSSPGSGTDMLRAARPAWDWVTLKQRLVVERIRLESGEAPEVVPIDQIFPFSPKFAAGYALLKQAQGGTSALQGTQGLGKDSFYLASVDRMADLKLLPMTESLANCACLFVSGELDDTAPIETIEPIFASIPEIKEWIVVPGADHNSLDSDPGLHFALGSVTTWFQSHL; the protein is encoded by the coding sequence ATGTCAGCTGATCCCCGAGAGTTGTGCTTCAGCAATGCCCGCGGTGAGCAACTGGCCGCAACCTTTCAGGCAGCGGGAGAGGCCACTCCGGGCGTTCTTCTGTGCCAGGGGCTCTCTGGAGTTCGAAACCTTGTCATGCCCGAGGTTGCGCAGGCCTTGGCAGAAGCTGGTATCTCTTCCTTGCGATTCGACTACACCGGTTTTGGTGAGAGCCAAGGCGATCCGGGTTGGATCGACCCAAGTTCTCGGGCAAGCGATGCTCGTCTGGCCTTGGCCGAACTCCAGGCCCAGCCGGAGGTGGATTCCAACAGAATCGGACTGTATGGCCACAGTTATGGCGGTCCGATCGCACTGCAATTGGCCTCAACAAATCCTCGGATCAAAGCACTTGCCGCACTTTCCAGTCCCGGATCTGGCACCGATATGTTGCGCGCAGCTCGACCTGCCTGGGATTGGGTCACGCTGAAGCAGCGCCTTGTTGTTGAACGCATTCGGCTCGAAAGTGGCGAGGCACCCGAAGTTGTACCAATAGATCAGATATTTCCTTTCAGTCCGAAGTTTGCCGCTGGCTATGCGCTGTTGAAGCAAGCGCAGGGCGGCACCAGCGCTTTGCAAGGAACCCAAGGTTTGGGCAAGGACTCCTTCTACCTTGCCAGCGTCGATCGAATGGCCGACTTGAAACTATTGCCAATGACCGAAAGCCTTGCCAATTGCGCGTGCCTGTTTGTCAGTGGCGAGTTGGATGACACCGCGCCTATTGAAACGATCGAGCCGATCTTTGCTTCGATTCCCGAGATCAAAGAGTGGATAGTTGTGCCGGGTGCCGATCACAATTCACTCGACAGCGACCCCGGATTGCACTTCGCTTTGGGGTCGGTCACAACTTGGTTTCAGTCCCATCTTTAA
- a CDS encoding nitrite/sulfite reductase — protein MTTTTGTTRPAKSNGQWAVDGDAPLNPNEVMKQEADGLSVRHRVETIYALEGFDSIPSDDLRGRLRWWGLYTQRRPGIDGGRTATLEPEELEDSNFLLRVRSDGGRLTLAQLRTIAGISIEFGRGTADVTDRQNIQLHWIRIEDVPEIWRRLESVGLSSAQACGDVPRVILGSPVAGVAVDEIIDGTPAIEEILNRYLLDPELANLPRKFKSAISGSPRLDVCHEINDISFVGVVHPDHGPGFDLWVGGGLSTNPHLAVRLGAWVPIEEVPEVWVGVVKIFRDYGYRRLRTKARLKFLVSDWGAEKFRQVLEQEYLGRALIDGPAIADTGQRDHVGVYPQKDGRNYVGAAPTVGRLSGDRLAALADIAEAAGSDRVHLTADQKIVVLNVEGANVDALVIALSSIGLEVFPSQFRRSTMACTGVEFCKLAITNTKDHATTLISELEARLPEYKLPLAVHVNGCPNSCARIQVADIGLKGMRALDADGNDVEGFQIHLGGRLGHESGFGRTVKGLRLPADQLPDYVERVVRRFTQEREDDESFSTWALRADDEAIR, from the coding sequence ATGACGACCACGACCGGTACCACCCGCCCCGCCAAGTCCAACGGCCAATGGGCGGTGGACGGTGATGCCCCATTGAATCCCAATGAGGTCATGAAGCAGGAGGCTGACGGTCTTTCGGTCCGCCATCGCGTGGAGACCATCTACGCCCTTGAAGGCTTCGACTCCATCCCAAGCGATGATCTCCGTGGCCGCCTGCGCTGGTGGGGGCTGTACACCCAGCGCAGGCCCGGCATCGATGGCGGACGCACGGCCACTCTTGAGCCAGAAGAGCTCGAGGATTCCAACTTCTTGCTGCGCGTTCGCTCTGATGGCGGGCGCCTGACCCTTGCGCAACTGCGCACCATCGCTGGCATCTCCATTGAATTCGGTCGGGGCACTGCTGACGTCACCGATCGTCAGAACATCCAGCTCCACTGGATTCGCATTGAAGACGTGCCTGAAATCTGGCGTCGACTCGAATCAGTTGGCCTGTCCAGTGCGCAGGCTTGCGGTGACGTACCTCGCGTGATCCTGGGTTCGCCGGTGGCCGGAGTCGCTGTCGACGAGATCATCGATGGCACTCCCGCGATCGAAGAGATCCTGAACCGCTATCTGCTCGATCCTGAGCTGGCAAACCTGCCGCGCAAGTTCAAGTCAGCAATCAGCGGCTCGCCTCGCCTTGACGTTTGTCACGAGATCAATGACATCTCTTTTGTTGGCGTAGTTCACCCCGATCATGGTCCGGGCTTCGATCTCTGGGTCGGTGGCGGACTTTCGACCAATCCTCATCTGGCCGTGCGCCTTGGCGCCTGGGTTCCGATTGAAGAGGTGCCCGAGGTGTGGGTCGGCGTCGTGAAGATCTTCCGCGACTACGGCTACCGCCGCTTGCGCACCAAGGCTCGCTTGAAGTTCCTGGTTTCCGATTGGGGTGCTGAGAAGTTCCGCCAAGTTCTCGAGCAGGAGTACCTCGGCCGTGCGCTCATCGACGGACCGGCCATCGCCGATACCGGCCAGCGCGACCACGTCGGTGTCTACCCGCAGAAGGATGGCCGCAACTACGTGGGTGCTGCCCCAACCGTGGGCCGCCTCTCTGGTGATCGCCTCGCCGCCCTTGCTGATATCGCTGAGGCTGCCGGTTCAGATCGCGTGCATCTCACTGCTGATCAGAAGATCGTCGTCTTGAATGTCGAAGGGGCCAATGTCGATGCGCTGGTCATCGCGCTGTCCTCGATCGGACTTGAGGTCTTCCCGAGCCAGTTCCGGCGCAGCACCATGGCCTGCACCGGCGTTGAGTTCTGCAAGTTGGCCATCACCAACACAAAGGATCACGCAACCACGCTGATCTCTGAGTTGGAAGCTCGCCTTCCCGAGTACAAACTGCCGCTGGCTGTGCACGTCAACGGCTGCCCCAACTCCTGCGCCCGCATTCAGGTCGCTGACATCGGCTTGAAGGGCATGCGTGCCCTCGATGCTGATGGCAACGATGTTGAAGGCTTCCAGATTCACCTTGGTGGTCGCCTTGGCCATGAGTCCGGCTTTGGTCGGACCGTCAAGGGCTTGCGGCTACCAGCCGATCAGCTTCCCGATTACGTCGAACGAGTTGTGCGCCGCTTCACTCAAGAGCGTGAAGACGACGAGTCGTTTAGCACCTGGGCCCTACGCGCGGATGATGAGGCAATCAGATGA
- a CDS encoding SDR family oxidoreductase — protein sequence MTGDSGRKILVTGGSKGWGEAIVDRFVDEGCEVFINFAHDRSAAEAVASGVRTRGSIAHVIQADMGTDEGIQSLFSEITQLTDELDVVVHNAFHLTNADPLSADRAQWLRAMEVGPLALMSIAQLAAPMMPSGSGRIVATSSVATKRLFHPTQGLGYFPMAVAKGALEVSVRYLATELAPREITVNAVAAAYIGTPNLLESPEAFLQAIARKTPYGRIPSAREMANTVYMLASADAAFTTGQILVADGGFTLV from the coding sequence ATGACTGGGGATTCTGGGCGCAAGATCTTGGTGACCGGAGGTTCAAAGGGCTGGGGCGAGGCCATCGTTGACCGCTTTGTCGACGAAGGCTGCGAAGTGTTCATCAATTTTGCGCATGATCGTTCTGCCGCAGAGGCCGTGGCTAGCGGCGTCCGAACCCGCGGTTCAATCGCGCACGTCATTCAGGCCGATATGGGCACCGACGAGGGAATTCAGTCGCTGTTCTCGGAAATTACGCAATTGACTGACGAGCTTGATGTCGTTGTTCACAACGCCTTCCATCTCACCAACGCCGATCCGCTTTCGGCAGATCGCGCGCAGTGGCTGCGCGCTATGGAAGTGGGTCCCCTTGCTCTGATGTCGATCGCTCAGCTCGCCGCACCGATGATGCCGTCGGGATCGGGGCGCATCGTTGCTACCAGCAGCGTTGCGACCAAGCGTCTGTTCCACCCGACTCAAGGTCTCGGGTATTTTCCGATGGCTGTGGCCAAGGGAGCACTTGAAGTCTCAGTGCGCTACCTCGCGACCGAACTTGCCCCACGCGAGATCACGGTTAACGCTGTTGCGGCGGCATATATCGGCACGCCGAACCTGCTTGAATCGCCTGAGGCCTTTCTGCAGGCCATTGCTCGCAAGACTCCCTACGGCCGCATCCCCAGCGCGCGTGAAATGGCGAACACTGTGTACATGCTGGCGTCTGCGGATGCCGCTTTCACTACCGGGCAGATCCTCGTTGCAGACGGTGGCTTCACGCTTGTCTGA
- a CDS encoding DUF6325 family protein, which translates to MPTDAPEIGPVEYLVVEFPGNEFKGEIAPEIAALAQAGIVRILDLVFITKDENGDVVWLEADAVDGDFAMGFLDSFDQLQGLLNEDDIATVAAELAPNSSAGLILWENTWAARLAGAIENANGRVVAHDRIPREFVLAAVAAAELAS; encoded by the coding sequence ATGCCAACCGACGCACCGGAAATCGGACCTGTCGAGTATCTCGTTGTTGAGTTTCCCGGCAATGAGTTCAAGGGCGAGATCGCCCCTGAGATTGCTGCCCTAGCGCAGGCGGGGATCGTGCGGATTCTGGACCTCGTCTTCATCACCAAGGATGAGAATGGTGACGTGGTTTGGCTGGAAGCCGACGCTGTTGACGGTGACTTCGCAATGGGCTTCCTGGACAGTTTCGACCAGCTCCAGGGGCTGCTCAATGAGGATGACATCGCCACGGTTGCGGCTGAACTGGCCCCCAATTCATCTGCTGGGCTGATCCTGTGGGAGAACACCTGGGCAGCCCGTCTGGCCGGAGCAATTGAAAATGCGAACGGCCGCGTGGTTGCCCATGACCGCATTCCTCGTGAATTCGTGCTTGCCGCGGTTGCTGCTGCCGAACTCGCGAGCTGA